In Vicia villosa cultivar HV-30 ecotype Madison, WI linkage group LG7, Vvil1.0, whole genome shotgun sequence, the DNA window CCATTTTTATAACATCTATGTCTTTGTACTTGGTGTTTTGTTCAAATCTATATTCTGATAGCCAGTCAGCTGAACTTCTTACCGAACGGAGTACTGCGTTGTCTACGTTTGCTCTGGGGGTAAGAATGGTCCTTGGCATTTTTTCATTCCGTTTTCCTTTTTTTAACCTCTTTGCAAGTCACAATTTTCGTGAACACTAATAATCACATATAATAAGGGGATTTCAACAGTTGAGGTTATGAGTATTCGATAAATAAGAGGGATGATAAGAAGAAAGGTGACTGGTGAAATATCATTGATAATCAACTTTTTAGTTATACTGACTTGATACTAAAGACTAAACAAACACTAACACCCCTATTTATAAAATACATGGGCTCATAAATCTAAATAAATAGGGAAATCAGAAAATGAATCATAATAATACCAAATAATATGAAAACTAAATCCAAGAGAAAATGTAAGATGCTCTAAGATAAGAAACTAAACTTAGGAGATAAACTAAGTTACTCAAATATATTGTAACATTCCCCTCAAGCTAAAGCTTACTAAGCTCTAAGTTTGTTACAAATATattgtttgaaagagaaaataaaacacTACATAATTAGGCCGAAAATGGTGTCTTGGATAAACAAACTAAAAACGAAAAACAATCAACCAATTCAATTTGAAGAGCAAACCTGGCTAATATAACATGAACCATATAGATCCAGAATGTGTGTGTCGGAAGTTGGCATACTAGTTCGGTACTCTAGATTGATTGCCTTAGAATGAAAGGCTgtcgtaattttttttatatcataCTGGTGTCTAATTGTTGTTTGTAAAAGCAATGTCAAATGTATTATAATTTATAAGtctatcatatttattttatcccTATGCACGATTTTAAGGTCATAATGATATCTGAATGGCAGTAGTTCTCATTGTCTTGATGTCCACATTTTCtgctaaaattttcttttttactaATTCTTTCAATGTGTTATTGGTAGTTAGTTAAATCAACTATGGATTTATAGTTAATGTTTTTAATGGAAAGTGGAAACACTTCTTAAATCATCTGGTCATGAAGTCTGTATtacttatgttttattttatttactatgaCAGGTTTCTGTTGGTTACTTCATGGCTGACCTGGGGATGATATTTTGGTTTTTTCCTTCTCTTGGTGGATATGAGTATGTAAGGATCATAACTTTTGACATACCATAATTTATATAGCTGAAGACTCTTATTCAAATTTGACTTCATATTAACATTGATTCAGGTGATTCATCATATGTTTTCATTAGTAGCAGTAGCCTATTCAATGTTGAGTGGAGAAGGGCAGCTGTACACGTACATGGTCCTCATTTCCGAGACAACAACTCCCGGAGTCAATTTGAGATGGTAATTTTGCACTTAAATCTGAATTCCAATATCCGATGAAATATTTTGTTTGTTGATGTGTGTATTTTGTTTGTGAAGGTATCTTGATGTAGCCGGAATGAAAAGGTCAAAAGCTTATCTCATCAACGGGGTTGTAATATTCATTGCTTGGCTGGTAGGTCATGCCATTGCAGTTTGAAAGATATTTTTCTCACTCTTTGTAAATCAAATTCGATGTTGGATTCCAATTCTGGTCCTCTGGGACATGCTTACTAAAATGGCCTATTTGCAGGTTGCTAGAATACTTTTGTTCGTCTATATGTTTTACCACGCTTACTTACACTTTGATCAGGTAATAACTTCTGACACACGGAATTTAGGAATTGTCTTGCGTTTCTGGTGCTTTGTAGCCGACAAATCTTTATACTGAAATTTTAGGTGCAAAAGCCATTATCTAGTGTAGTATATTTTGTCCATTTGGTTTATTTTGAGATGTGGTATGAGTGAATCCGGAATGTTGGATTTTACATGCATGGTTTAGAGATTAGTGATTTCACATGCATATACTAGAGATTGGTGGATGGTCACATGACTATATTTTCTACTTTAATCTTCACCATACATACATATAGTTAATATTTTATCCTTTCACTACCACTTGGTAATTTATGATAAGTGTGTAGTCTTGTTCCAGAATCTGTATAATGgtttatatattttgtaatttCTCATCATGCAAAGTTTGCATGTTAAATATGAGGATCTCATGTCATTGGTGCTTTTAATTCAATTATTCAACAGGTCCAGCAGATGCACCCCTTTGGACAAATACTAGTTGTTGTT includes these proteins:
- the LOC131615882 gene encoding uncharacterized protein LOC131615882, which translates into the protein MLASKEIMKFKSYQNQANLFVKEYLLADPLIPYTSIIGGIFACKMVYDLTQLFSTIHFKSYSSLTKIQRIEWNNRAMSTIHAIFITSMSLYLVFCSNLYSDSQSAELLTERSTALSTFALGVSVGYFMADLGMIFWFFPSLGGYEYVIHHMFSLVAVAYSMLSGEGQLYTYMVLISETTTPGVNLRWYLDVAGMKRSKAYLINGVVIFIAWLVARILLFVYMFYHAYLHFDQVQQMHPFGQILVVVVPVVLSIMNLIWFSKIIKGLMKTLAKRQ